The Parambassis ranga chromosome 1, fParRan2.1, whole genome shotgun sequence genome includes a region encoding these proteins:
- the LOC114434933 gene encoding polymeric immunoglobulin receptor-like isoform X1: MNITRAISSWVKMKITQNLLFILCKIFTAALSCVTDAAEVIYFSGYEGSAVRVSCYYDQGYESYEKYLCRNDCGDSDVLITTSERKKNKYFIFDYKTVRKFTVTISDLQHKDAGKYWCGVTRAGQDIYTEVRVDILKDSCCHSVTKVQSYDGRSVSISCPYESVYQNNLKYICRGNQPSTCLQQAVVTSDSKQTTQLTLTDDRKSQFTVTIANLTQKDSGSYLCGVHRNTGLDVFSAVELEVKVWCCVKSSTEKPVTHTQSTINTTNKHINDVTDFPHLVYILPVTLLLIITLVLVFVFKNKVCKTQGVCGGERRTFNHIYENGDIVMSKQKE, encoded by the exons ATGAACATAACGAGAGCCATCTCTTCATGG GTGAAGATGAAGATCACTCAAAACCTGCTTTTCATCCTCTGCA AGATCTTCACAGCTGCTCTGAGTTGTGTGACAGATGCAGCAGAGGTGATCTATTTTTCTGGATATGAGGGGAGTGCTGTCCGTGTTTCCTGCTACTATGATCAGGGTTATGAGTCCTATGAAAAGTATCTGTGCAGGAACGACTGTGGAGACAGTGATGTTCTTATTACAAcatcagaaagaaagaagaacaaataCTTCATCTTTGACTACAAAACAGTAAGAAAATTCACAGTGACCATCTCTGATCTTCAACACAAGGATGCTGGAAAATACTGGTGTGGAGTGACAAGGGCTGGGCAGGATATCTATACTGAAGTCAGAGTGGATATTTTGAAAG acagctgctgtcacagtgtgactaAAGTCCAAAGTTATGATGGACGTTCAGTGTCCATCAGCTGTCCATATGAGTCTGTGTACCAGAACAACCTGAAGTACATCTGCAGAGGAAACCAGCCctccacatgtctgcagcaggctgttGTCACCTCTGACagcaaacaaaccacacagctCACACTGACTGATGACAGGAAGTCACAATTCACAGTGACTATTGCCAATCTGACTCAAAAGGATTCTGGGTCGTACCTTTGTGGTGTCCATAGAAACACTGGACTggatgttttctctgctgttgaGCTGGAAGTCAAAG TGTGGTGCTGTGTGAAGTCCAGCACAGAgaaacctgtcacacacacacagtcgacAATAAACACCACCAACAAACACATCAACG aTGTGACTGACTTCCCACATCTGGTTTACATTCTGCCTGTGACTCTGCTACTGATCATTACATTGGTcctggtttttgttttcaaaaacaaagtCTGTAAAACTCAAg gagtctgtggaggagagaggagaacatTTAATCAT atCTATGAAAATGGAGATATTGTAATGTCTAAACAGAAAGAGTAG
- the LOC114434946 gene encoding CMRF35-like molecule 3, whose product MKMWILQHLLFILCTALSCVTDAAVIHVSGYEGSDVRVSCSYDQGYKTQEKYLCRNDCGYSDVLITTSQTKKNKYSIYDDKRTRKFTMTISDLQHKDAGKYWCGVTRTGKDIYTEVRVEIKPDSCCHSVSKVQSYDGGSVSISCPYESVDQNNLKYICRGNQPSTCLQQAVVTSDSKQTTQFTLTDDRKSQFTVTITNLTQKDSGSYLCGVHRNTGLDDFSAVELEVNVFSQQTSTMTPNNITVEPVTTQSTYMTSKPFRDVTLFTIFNYIRAAFLALLTLLFIMFIFVMVYRNKVRKLQGSEVSVMMLSSTEAVEQRTISPTYENPEYTAC is encoded by the exons atgaagatgtgGATCCTTCAAcacctgctcttcatcctctgca ctgctctgagctgtgtgACAGATGCAGCAGTGATCCATGTGTCTGGATATGAGGGGAGTGATGTCCGTGTTTCCTGCTCCTATGATCAGGGTTATAAGACTCAAGAGAAGTACCTGTGCAGGAACGACTGTGGATACAGTGATGTTCTTATTACAACAtcacaaacaaagaagaacaaatacTCCATCTATGATGACAAAAGAACAAGAAAATTCACAATGACCATCTCTGATCTTCAACACAAGGATGCTGGAAAATACTGGTGTGGAGTGACGAGGACTGGGAAGGATATCTACACTGAAGTCAGAGTGGAAATAAAGCCAG acagctgctgtcacagtgtgagtAAAGTCCAAAGTTATGATGGAGGTTCAGTGTCCATCAGCTGTCCATATGAGTCTGTGGACCAGAACAACCTGAAGTACATCTGCAGAGGAAACCAGCCctccacatgtctgcagcaggctgtggtCACCTCTGACagcaaacaaaccacacagttCACACTGACTGATGACAGGAAGTCACAATTCACAGTGACCATCACCAATCTGACCCAAAAGGATTCTGGGTCGTACCTTTGTGGTGTCCATAGAAACACTGGACTGGATGATTTCTCTGCTGTTGAGCTGGAAGTCAacg TTTTTTCACAGCAAACCAGCACCATGACACCAAATAACATCACAGTGGAACCTGTCACAACACAGTCAACATACATGACCAGCAAACCTTTCAGag ATGTGACTCTTTTCACCATCTTTAATTACATTCGAGCTGCATTTCTGGCTCTGCTGACACTGCTGTTCATAATGTTCATCTTTGTCATGGTCTATAGAAACAAAGTCCGCAAATTGCAAG gAAGTGAAGTCAGTGTGATGATGCTGAGCAGTACTGAAGCAGTGGAGCAGAGGACGATCAGTCCT ACATATGAAAATCCAGAGTACACCGCCTGCTGA
- the LOC114434933 gene encoding polymeric immunoglobulin receptor-like isoform X2: MNITRAISSWVKMKITQNLLFILCKIFTAALSCVTDAAEVIYFSGYEGSAVRVSCYYDQGYESYEKYLCRNDCGDSDVLITTSERKKNKYFIFDYKTVRKFTVTISDLQHKDAGKYWCGVTRAGQDIYTEVRVDILKDSCCHSVTKVQSYDGRSVSISCPYESVYQNNLKYICRGNQPSTCLQQAVVTSDSKQTTQLTLTDDRKSQFTVTIANLTQKDSGSYLCGVHRNTGLDVFSAVELEVKVWCCVKSSTEKPVTHTQSTINTTNKHINGVCGGERRTFNHIYENGDIVMSKQKE, encoded by the exons ATGAACATAACGAGAGCCATCTCTTCATGG GTGAAGATGAAGATCACTCAAAACCTGCTTTTCATCCTCTGCA AGATCTTCACAGCTGCTCTGAGTTGTGTGACAGATGCAGCAGAGGTGATCTATTTTTCTGGATATGAGGGGAGTGCTGTCCGTGTTTCCTGCTACTATGATCAGGGTTATGAGTCCTATGAAAAGTATCTGTGCAGGAACGACTGTGGAGACAGTGATGTTCTTATTACAAcatcagaaagaaagaagaacaaataCTTCATCTTTGACTACAAAACAGTAAGAAAATTCACAGTGACCATCTCTGATCTTCAACACAAGGATGCTGGAAAATACTGGTGTGGAGTGACAAGGGCTGGGCAGGATATCTATACTGAAGTCAGAGTGGATATTTTGAAAG acagctgctgtcacagtgtgactaAAGTCCAAAGTTATGATGGACGTTCAGTGTCCATCAGCTGTCCATATGAGTCTGTGTACCAGAACAACCTGAAGTACATCTGCAGAGGAAACCAGCCctccacatgtctgcagcaggctgttGTCACCTCTGACagcaaacaaaccacacagctCACACTGACTGATGACAGGAAGTCACAATTCACAGTGACTATTGCCAATCTGACTCAAAAGGATTCTGGGTCGTACCTTTGTGGTGTCCATAGAAACACTGGACTggatgttttctctgctgttgaGCTGGAAGTCAAAG TGTGGTGCTGTGTGAAGTCCAGCACAGAgaaacctgtcacacacacacagtcgacAATAAACACCACCAACAAACACATCAACG gagtctgtggaggagagaggagaacatTTAATCAT atCTATGAAAATGGAGATATTGTAATGTCTAAACAGAAAGAGTAG